In Dioscorea cayenensis subsp. rotundata cultivar TDr96_F1 chromosome 9, TDr96_F1_v2_PseudoChromosome.rev07_lg8_w22 25.fasta, whole genome shotgun sequence, a genomic segment contains:
- the LOC120268895 gene encoding protein GLUTAMINE DUMPER 4-like, whose protein sequence is MGTSTGESSETAWAVPPAAAAWYSPMPYVFGGLAAMLGLIVVAVLLLVCSYWKRFQHAGAVSGNTNLEAGMRTVSNGDDCRKIAANTISEERVLVIMAGDDKPSFFGVAFGGVIPPGEHNRL, encoded by the coding sequence atggGAACTTCCACCGGAGAAAGCTCGGAGACGGCGTGGGCGGTGCCGCCGGCGGCGGCGGCGTGGTACTCGCCGATGCCATACGTGTTCGGAGGACTAGCGGCGATGCTTGGTCTCATCGTCGTCGCCgtccttctccttgtttgctcaTATTGGAAGCGGTTTCAACACGCCGGAGCTGTCTCCGGGAACACGAATCTCGAGGCAGGAATGAGGACAGTATCGAACGGTGATGATTGCAGGAAGATCGCGGCGAACACGATTTCCGAGGAGCGGGTGTTGGTGATAATGGCCGGTGATGATAAGCCGTCCTTTTTCGGCGTGGCTTTTGGGGGTGTAATACCTCCCGGTGAGCATAACCGCCTTTAA
- the LOC120268893 gene encoding probable receptor-like serine/threonine-protein kinase At5g57670 has translation MDSLEECSLVTKILVGVSLEEKKTSIDLLSWAVTVAAHPNDTIVALHVLVGKDEKRIDKIKLRQAKASVISMLANFADVCQDKQVKLEAKIKIASSIAKGLVDESWLINANFLLIGTSRNSSLRSSFEITRYCFKNAPESCLVIAIGTQGRSKNYTEDKENHQQQKLFSSKLVRENSSSTISSISKRESIGEKSSPRGVLDCAEAILEECSSPSSNENTSNSRTNIWRRLSTVKLFLPFFRVDDNGKETDYEYSSNKAQLRPSWRCFNFDEISQATNDFHADNIVGRGGYAEVYKGTLSNGQSVAVKRLAKCNEDDHKVKEFLTELGIIGHVFHPNTAYLLGCCIENGLHLIFDFYPNGTLASALHGRNLKVLEWSVRYRITIGIARGLNYLHRCCKRRIIHRDIKASNVLLGADFEPQISDFGLAKWLPRQWTHHSVTPIEGTFGYLAPEYFMHGIVDEKTDVYAFGVLLLEIVTGRRPVDSSRQSLILWAKPLIEVGDVTQLVDPKLGDQYDKHQVERLILIASYCIRQSSVWRPTMNEVLELLMDEIDESGVAESWRIEEECPNELDECSMDDYFSN, from the exons ATGGATTCATTGGAGGAGTGTTCTCTTGTTACTAAGATTCTTGTTGGTGTTTCACTTGAAGAGAAGAAGACAAGCATTGACCTTCTCTCTTGGGCCGTCACTGTTGCCGCTCATCCTAATGACACCATTGTTGCTCTTCATGTTCTTG TTGGTAAAGATGAGAAGAGAATTGACAAGATTAAATTACGCCAAGCCAAGGCTAGTGTAATTTCTATGCTTGCAAATTTTGCCGATGTTTGCCAagataaacaagtaaaattagAAGCGAAGATCAAGATTGCCTCAAGCATTGCTAAGGGACTCGTTGATGAGTCTTGGCTAATCAATGCTAACTTCCTCCTCATTGGCACTTCAAGAAACTCTTCTTTGag GAGCTCATTTGAAATCACAAGGTATTGCTTCAAAAATGCTCCCGAGTCTTGTTTGGTGATAGCAATTGGAACACAAGGTCGTTCTAAAAATTATACCGAAGATAAAG aaaatcatcaacaacaaaagCTTTTTAGTTCAAAATTAGTGAGAGAGAACTCATCGAGCACAATTAGTTCTATTTCTAAGAGAGAAAGCATCGGTGAAAAGAGCTCGCCAAGAGGTGTTCTAGATTGTGCCGAAGCAATTCTTGAGGAATGTTCAAGTCCatcaagcaatgagaatactaGTAATAGCCGCACAAATATTTGGCGTCGTCTTTCCACTGTCAagctctttcttccattctttcGTGTCGATGATAATGGAAAAGAAACAGATTATGAATACTCATCCAACAAAGCCCAACTCCGGCCTTCTTGGCGTTGCTTTAACTTTGATGAGATCTCACAAGCTACTAATGACTTCCACGCGG ATAATATTGTCGGAAGAGGGGGTTATGCCGAGGTATATAAAGGAACACTAAGTAATGGACAAAGTGTGGCGGTAAAAAGATTGGCTAAATGCAATGAAGATGACCACAAAGTGAAGGAATTCCTAACAGAGTTGGGCATCATTGGGCATGTTTTCCATCCCAATACTGCCTACTTGTTAGGATGTTGCATTGAAAATGGGCTTCATctcatctttgatttttatCCTAACGGAACTCTGGCTTCTGCTTTACATG GAAGAAACTTAAAGGTTCTCGAATGGTCTGTGAGATACCGGATTACCATCGGTATCGCTAGAGGTTTGAATTATCTTCACCGATGTTGCAAACGCCGAATAATTCATCGTGATATTAAAGCGTCCAATGTTCTTCTCGGAGCAGATTTCGAACCTCAa ATTTCTGATTTTGGGCTTGCAAAATGGCTTCCAAGGCAATGGACTCATCACTCTGTCACTCCAATTGAAGGCACATTTGG GTACTTAGCACCAGAATATTTCATGCATGGAATTGTTGATGAGAAAACTGATGTTTATGCATTTGGAGTTCTTCTTTTGGAGATTGTTACTGGCAGGAGACCTGTGGATTCATCAAGACAAAGCTTGATTTTGTGG gCAAAGCCATTGATAGAAGTTGGGGATGTGACTCAATTGGTAGATCCAAAACTTGGGGATCAATATGACAAACATCAAGTTGAGAGATTAATTCTTATTGCCTCTTATTGTATCAGACAATCCTCTGTTTGGCGTCCCACCATGAATGAG GTGCTAGAGCTCTTAATGGATGAGATTGATGAGTCTGGTGTAGCTGAGAGTTGGAGGATTGAAGAAGAATGCCCCAATGAATTGGATGAGTGTTCCATGGATGACTACTTCtccaattaa
- the LOC120268894 gene encoding zinc finger protein CONSTANS-LIKE 5-like, which yields MASEAEEKSYWGMNGRACDTCRGSPALIYCRADSAFLCGTCDARVHGANRVASRHERVWVCEVCEQAPAAVTCKADAAALCAACDADIHSANPLARRHERSPIVPFFDFPATKTLLFKPSDDDDDAVAVDPTAAAAEEAEAASWILPNPNPNPNHKGMEMLFGDVDPYLDFDYAAPVMDSVVPVQTKVIGGSGGAPPVLATDGCIELDFTRAKASYSSYNTTHSFSHSVSSSEVGVVPDGNGNAMADVTNPYGSAGRPSAAVVAMDREARVMRYREKRKTRRFEKTIRYASRKAYAETRPRIKGRFAKRSEIETEIDPIFSSGSGAGVASTAFMIDPGYGVVPSF from the exons ATGGCGAGTGAAGCGGAGGAGAAGAGCTACTGGGGAATGAACGGACGAGCGTGTGACACGTGCAGGGGATCACCGGCTCTGATCTACTGTAGAGCAGATTCGGCGTTCCTCTGCGGCACGTGCGATGCGCGTGTGCACGGGGCGAACCGTGTCGCGTCCCGGCACGAGCGTGTTTGGGTTTGCGAGGTTTGCGAGCAAGCTCCCGCCGCCGTCACCTGCAAGGCCGACGCGGCGGCGCTCTGCGCCGCCTGCGACGCCGACATCCACTCCGCCAACCCCCTCGCTCGCCGTCACGAGCGCTCACCCATCGTCCCCTTCTTCGACTTCCCAGCCACCAAAAccctcctcttcaaaccctcCGACGACGATGACGACGCTGTCGCCGTCGACCCCACCGCTGCCGCTGCTGAAGAAGCCGAGGCCGCGTCTTGGATCttaccaaaccctaaccctaaccctaatcatAAGGGGATGGAGATGCTATTTGGGGATGTAGATCCGTACCTGGATTTCGATTATGCCGCTCCGGTGATGGATAGCGTCGTGCCGGTGCAGACGAAGGTAATTGGTGGCTCCGGCGGTGCTCCGCCGGTTCTCGCCACGGATGGATGCATCGAGCTTGATTTCACCCGGGCCAAGGCTTCTTATAGTAGCTACAACACCACCCACTCCTTCAGCCACAGC GTATCATCGTCGGAGGTGGGAGTGGTGCCGGACGGGAACGGGAACGCGATGGCGGATGTGACCAACCCTTACGGAAGCGCAGGGAGGCCATCGGCGGCGGTGGTGGCGATGGATCGAGAGGCGAGAGTGATGCGGTACCGAGAGAAGCGCAAGACTCGGAGGTTCGAGAAGACGATCCGCTACGCATCTCGCAAGGCCTACGCCGAGACACGGCCACGGATCAAGGGCCGCTTCGCTAAGCGATCGGAGATCGAGACGGAGATCGATCCCATCTTCTCCTCCGGCTCCGGCGCCGGCGTCGCCTCTACCGCCTTCATGATCGATCCCGGCTATGGCGTTGTTCCTtccttttaa
- the LOC120269012 gene encoding LOW QUALITY PROTEIN: ADP-ribosylation factor 3-like (The sequence of the model RefSeq protein was modified relative to this genomic sequence to represent the inferred CDS: deleted 1 base in 1 codon), which produces MGIVFSRMLSSIFGNREARILVLGLDNAGKTTILYRLQMGEVVSTIPTIGFNVETVQYNNIKFQVWDLGGQTSIRPYWRCYFPNTQAIIYVVDSSDVDRLATAKEEFHAILEEDELKGAVVLVYANKQDLPGALDDAGVTESLELHKLKNRQWAIFKTSAIKGEGLFEGLDWLSNTLKSGGG; this is translated from the exons ATGGGCATCGTCTTCTCGCGGATGCTCTCCTCCATC TTTGGCAACCGCGAGGCTCGAATCCTGGTTCTCGGCCTCGACAATGCCGGAAAAACCACGATCCTGT ATCGGCTTCAGATGGGGGAAGTGGTGTCCACGATTCCAa CGATTGGATTCAACGTGGAGACGGTGCAGTATAATAACATCAAGTTCCAAGTGTGGGATCTCG GTGGCCAAACAAGCATCAG GCCATATTGGAGATGCTACTTTCCAAATACCCAAGCGATTATTTATGTTGTCGATTCAAGTGATGTTGATAGACTAGCCACTGCTAAGGAGGAATTTCATGCTATTCTGGAG GAGGATGAGTTAAAAGGCGCTGTGGTCCTGGTGTATGCAAACAAGCAG GATCTCCCTGGTGCTCTTGATGATGCTGGAGTAACCGAGTCTCTAGAACTTCATAAGCTTAAAAACCGTCAATGGGCCATTTTTAAGACTTCAGCTATTAAGGGAGAAGGACTTTTCGAGGGCTTGGACTG GCTCAGTAACACACTCAAATCCGGTGGCGGCTAA